The following proteins are encoded in a genomic region of Nicotiana sylvestris chromosome 4, ASM39365v2, whole genome shotgun sequence:
- the LOC138889879 gene encoding WEB family protein At5g16730, chloroplastic-like, which translates to MAKTSKTVPQKETASSSRPVGDGAMAEPPLEDFVSTKCPTTADFKTPSSLPSARGLRKDVEMRTPSAKEKVFFPPPALKQAKEKKIKRAPSSPSSPGLGKKKPAKRPQTKWNIIYLTIESVQQLRDEAEQEEDSGLASVLHHEAFLLIREERKVEVQGLTEKYDNYKCLSEKLQADLVTTRDEHAEMAKQVFRVLHGSENELEITTNDLVLQLRASREKASVHAKKIEELQSNLANLAKELDVARSEAVATNNKAQVNVTQYKVGVEATLAHTKSMVDHARWQARREALEGARDQSFDISAEIEIARAEETKSRKLSFPEEDSKSLSEFGEENSQGKDASSDKDHAA; encoded by the exons ATGGCTAAGACGTCAAAAACTGTTCCACAAAAGGAAACCGCTTCTTCATCAAGGCCCGTCGGCGATGGAGCCATGGCTGAACCTCCCCTAGAGGACTTTGTTTCGACAAAATGCCCCACTACTGCTGATTTTAAG ACCCCATCATCGTTGCCTTCTGCAAGAG gcCTCAGGAAGGATGTAGAAATGAGGACCCCCTCTGCTAAAGAAAAGGTGTTTTTCCCTCCACCTGCCTTGAAGCAGGCcaaagagaagaaaataaaaagggcTCCAAGCTCTCCGAGCTCTCCGGGCCTGGGAAAGAAAAAGCCGGCAAAGAGGCCCCAAACTAAGTGGAACATCATCTACCTAACTATAGAGTCAGTCCAACAGCTAAGGGATGAGGCTGAACAAGAAGAAGACTCTGGGCTG GCTTCGGTGTTGCATCACGAGGCCTTCCTTCTAATCCGAGAGGAGCGTAAGGTTGaggttcagggccttactgaGAAATACGATAACTACAAGTGTCTTAGTGAGAAGCTTCAGGCAGATCTAGTGACGACTCGAGATGAGCATGCTGAGATGGCCAAGCAGGTATTTAGAGTGCTTCATGGTAGTGAAAATGAGTTGGAGATAACAACTAATGATCTGGTTCTGCAG CTTCGGGCTTCAAGGGAGAAGGCCTCGGTACATGCAAAGAAAATCGAAGAGCTTCAGTCCAATTTGGCCAACTTGGCCAAGGAGCTCGATGTGGCCAGATCTGAGGCGGTCGCGACCAATAATAAGGCCCAGGTTAATGTGACCCAATACAAGGTCGGTGTTGAAGCCACCCTAGCGCATACCAAGAGCATGGTGGATCATGCGAGATGGCAAGCTCGAAGGGAGGCCCTCGAAGGGGCCCGTGATCAAAGCTTTGATATATCTGCTGAAATCGAGATTGCCAGGGCAGAGGAAACAAAGTCTCGGAAGCTGTCTTTTCCCGAGGAGGACTCCAAGAGTTTGAGCGAATTTGGCGAAGAAAACTCCCAGGGCAAAGATGCTTCCTCCGACAAGGACCATGCTGCTTAA